The Humulus lupulus chromosome 3, drHumLupu1.1, whole genome shotgun sequence genome window below encodes:
- the LOC133823994 gene encoding auxin-responsive protein SAUR71-like: MKIASHSTKKFVSNLQPLTMIKQGKKHIIAQPKNIYNKMPWRAPINYHKSNTSTTTVASSSSFDEEEMLRPSESVDDENSTESLLAGKLSDGGLPGSENPEVPKGYVAVYVGCELRRFLIPTSCLSMPEFRILMDRTAEEYGFEQDGAIEIPCDEKDFQKILCRCLSSKDKKKNGKKP; the protein is encoded by the coding sequence ATGAAAATTGCTTCACATAGCACCAAAAAGTTTGTCTCCAATTTGCAGCCTTTAACCATGATCAAGCAGGGCAAGAAGCATATTATTGCTCAGCCAAAGAACATTTACAACAAAATGCCATGGAGGGCACCCATTAATTACCATAAAAGTAACACTAGTACTACAACTGTtgcttcttcttcatctttcgaTGAAGAGGAGATGCTAAGGCCTTCAGAGTCAGTCGATGACGAGAACTCGACTGAGTCGTTGCTCGCTGGAAAGCTGTCCGACGGTGGGCTTCCAGGCTCAGAGAACCCAGAAGTTCCAAAAGGGTACGTGGCAGTCTATGTGGGGTGCGAGCTGAGGAGGTTTTTGATTCCCACAAGCTGCTTGTCAATGCCAGAATTTAGGATTTTAATGGATAGAACTGCTGAGGAGTATGGCTTCGAGCAAGATGGTGCAATAGAGATCCCTTGTGATGAAAAAGATTTCCAAAAAATTTTGTGTAGATGTTTGTCTTCGAAGGATAAGAAAAAGAACGGCAAAAAGCCATGA
- the LOC133822563 gene encoding uncharacterized protein LOC133822563 → MQSNQATSSMEVEAIPSEMNSAPGSLPTKPKFEPLMAHEMSDGRVQFRKVSVPPHRYSPLKKLWLDIYTPVYEQMKIDIRMNLKARKVELKTRQDTPDVSNLQKCADFVHAFMLGFEVVDAIALLRMDELYVESFEIKDVKTLRGEHLSRAIGRLSGKGGKTKFAIENATKTRIVIADTKIHILGSFANIKVARDSLCSLILGSPAGKVYSKLRAVSARLAERF, encoded by the coding sequence ATGCAGTCTAACCAAGCTACTTCTTCCATGGAAGTTGAGGCAATACCATCTGAAATGAATTCTGCACCTGGGTCTTTGCCAACAAAACCAAAATTTGAGCCTTTGATGGCTCATGAGATGTCTGATGGCCGAGTTCAATTTCGTAAGGTCTCCGTCCCGCCACACCGTTATTCACCTCTCAAGAAACTATGGTTGGATATCTACACGCCGGTATATGAGCAGATGAAGATCGACATACGAATGAATCTCAAGGCTCGGAAGGTGGAATTAAAGACTAGACAAGATACACCTGATGTTAGTAATCTACAGAAGTGTGCTGATTTTGTTCACGCTTTCATGCTTGGTTTTGAGGTGGTTGATGCCATTGCTCTTCTGCGTATGGATGAGCTCTATGTGGAGTCCTTTGAGATCAAGGATGTTAAAACTCTCCGCGGTGAGCACTTGTCTCGTGCCATAGGTAGACTATCTGGGAAAGGTGGTAAGACGAAGTTTGCAATTGAGAATGCTACTAAGACGAGAATTGTGATTGCTGATACCAAGATTCACATATTGGGGTCTTTTGCAAATATTAAGGTAGCTAGAGATTCCCTTTGCAGCCTTATTTTAGGTTCCCCTGCCGGAAAGGTATACTCGAAACTAAGAGCAGTTTCTGCTAGATTGGCAGAAAGATTTTGA